The proteins below are encoded in one region of Methylosinus sp. PW1:
- a CDS encoding MoxR family ATPase, producing MEPLRFLSPDRAFDAGARLGEIRTFLQERLIGADALVERLLIGLVADGHVLLEGAPGLAKTRAVKLLAGASNLTFARIQCTPDLMPADITGTSIWRQDKSVFEFSAGPIFHSLLLVDEINRAPPKVQSALLEAMAERQATIAGATHALPDPFMTVATQNPIEHEGTFPLPEAQLDRFMLHVELALPDAVTERRILDLVEREDQGVAAAPPAALQPEEIAAARHAARSVFLSAAIKDYIVRLVTAPRDASVAPELAAKIAHPSSPRGTLALAAAAKARAFLEGRDYVAPQDVSALAVDVLSHRTILGWRALAEGETPRDVIRAYLDAVPPA from the coding sequence ATGGAACCGCTTCGCTTTCTCTCCCCCGACCGCGCCTTCGATGCGGGCGCGCGGCTCGGCGAGATCAGGACATTCTTGCAAGAGCGTCTCATCGGCGCCGATGCGCTGGTCGAGCGCCTGCTGATCGGCCTCGTCGCTGACGGCCATGTGCTGCTCGAGGGCGCGCCCGGCCTCGCCAAGACGCGGGCGGTCAAGCTGCTCGCCGGCGCGTCCAATCTCACCTTCGCGCGCATTCAATGCACGCCCGATCTCATGCCCGCGGACATCACCGGCACATCGATCTGGCGTCAGGACAAGAGCGTCTTCGAATTTTCCGCGGGGCCGATCTTTCATTCGCTGCTGCTCGTCGACGAGATCAATCGCGCGCCGCCCAAGGTGCAATCGGCGCTGCTCGAGGCCATGGCCGAGCGTCAGGCGACCATCGCCGGCGCGACCCATGCGCTGCCCGATCCTTTCATGACCGTGGCGACGCAGAACCCGATAGAGCATGAAGGCACGTTTCCGCTGCCGGAGGCGCAGCTCGATCGCTTCATGCTGCATGTGGAGCTGGCGCTGCCGGACGCCGTGACGGAGCGGCGCATTCTCGATCTCGTCGAGCGCGAGGATCAGGGCGTCGCGGCCGCGCCGCCCGCGGCGCTGCAGCCGGAGGAGATCGCCGCCGCGCGCCATGCGGCGCGATCGGTCTTTCTCTCCGCCGCGATCAAGGATTATATCGTGAGACTCGTCACCGCGCCGCGCGATGCGAGCGTCGCGCCGGAGCTGGCGGCGAAGATCGCGCATCCGTCCTCGCCGCGCGGCACGCTGGCGCTCGCCGCCGCCGCCAAGGCGCGCGCCTTTCTCGAGGGGCGCGATTATGTCGCGCCGCAGGATGTGAGCGCGCTCGCGGTGGACGTTCTCTCCCATCGCACCATTCTCGGCTGGCGCGCGCTCGCCGAGGGGGAGACTCCGCGCGACGTCATTCGCGCCTATCTCGATGCGGTTCCCCCTGCATGA
- a CDS encoding DUF58 domain-containing protein, giving the protein MSASEALVPGVDLDVESLMRLRLLSARSGARRAAAAAPLGGVARRRRGRGAETYDVRPWSDGDDMRSLDRNVTARTGAPHVRTFHDERERSVLFVVDFRAPMLFGTRRAFRSVAAAEAAVASAWRVIDSQGRVGLAAIGSTGARCFGWAVGARSFPPLLVALAEAHRIALAEGAEAAEPPLAAALEEMESVGGTSALTLASALDSPGEAFDAIATRIARRRDLSVLLVADRFELAPSPGLYPFRTRMEEGLLRIAHGARTAPDERLARLRRLGARALGIDAGLDAETIAPLLERFDMEWFDGRSF; this is encoded by the coding sequence ATGAGCGCGTCGGAAGCGCTCGTCCCCGGCGTCGATCTCGATGTCGAATCCTTGATGCGTCTGCGGCTGCTGTCGGCGCGAAGCGGCGCGCGCCGAGCCGCGGCCGCTGCGCCGCTCGGTGGCGTGGCGCGGCGCCGACGTGGACGCGGCGCCGAGACCTATGACGTTCGCCCATGGTCGGACGGCGACGATATGCGCAGCCTCGATCGCAATGTCACCGCCCGCACCGGCGCGCCGCATGTGCGCACCTTTCATGACGAGCGCGAGCGCTCCGTGCTCTTTGTCGTCGATTTTCGTGCGCCCATGCTGTTCGGCACGCGGCGGGCTTTTCGCTCGGTCGCCGCGGCGGAGGCCGCTGTCGCCTCCGCCTGGCGCGTCATCGACTCACAGGGCCGCGTCGGTCTCGCGGCGATCGGCTCGACGGGCGCGCGCTGCTTCGGCTGGGCGGTGGGCGCGCGCAGCTTTCCGCCTCTGCTCGTCGCGCTCGCCGAGGCGCATCGCATAGCGCTCGCGGAAGGAGCGGAAGCCGCCGAGCCGCCGCTCGCCGCGGCGCTGGAAGAAATGGAGAGCGTCGGCGGAACATCGGCGCTCACGCTCGCCAGCGCGCTGGATTCTCCGGGCGAAGCTTTCGACGCGATTGCGACGCGCATCGCGCGTCGGCGCGATCTCAGCGTGCTGCTCGTCGCCGATCGATTCGAGCTGGCGCCTTCGCCGGGCCTCTATCCGTTTCGCACGCGCATGGAAGAAGGCCTGCTGCGCATCGCGCATGGCGCGCGGACGGCGCCCGACGAGCGGCTGGCGCGCCTGCGCCGGCTCGGCGCGCGCGCGCTCGGGATCGACGCCGGGCTCGACGCGGAGACGATCGCGCCTCTTCTCGAGCGTTTCGACATGGAGTGGTTCGATGGCCGATCCTTCTGA
- a CDS encoding DUF4381 family protein, producing the protein MADPSDLLQQLRPLRAPPPDGAADILLMALIGCGAGALLTLAILFWRARRRPLRRAALSALASARALPAAERLAAQARMLRDLVGALEGGVAHTHGDSWLTRLDAIFATTLFSEGEGRAFGDALYRPRVDDPSERLDRALQKLLSRLDR; encoded by the coding sequence ATGGCCGATCCTTCTGATCTGCTCCAGCAATTGCGGCCGCTGCGCGCGCCGCCGCCGGACGGAGCGGCCGATATTCTGCTCATGGCGCTCATCGGCTGCGGCGCCGGCGCTCTGCTGACGCTCGCTATTCTGTTCTGGCGCGCGCGCCGTCGTCCTCTGCGACGCGCCGCGCTTTCCGCGCTGGCGTCGGCGCGCGCATTGCCGGCGGCGGAACGGCTCGCCGCGCAGGCGAGAATGCTGCGCGATCTCGTCGGCGCGCTCGAGGGCGGCGTCGCGCATACGCATGGCGACTCCTGGCTGACTCGGCTCGACGCGATCTTCGCGACGACTCTGTTCAGCGAAGGCGAGGGGCGCGCTTTCGGCGATGCGCTCTATCGTCCGCGCGTCGATGATCCGAGCGAGAGGCTCGATCGCGCTTTGCAAAAATTGCTGTCGAGGCTCGACCGATGA
- a CDS encoding VWA domain-containing protein, whose product MNGLELATPLALALLPAPLLLRALRGRAAAGGLPLPETIRHRLGADAATGGLRFSWRVIVSTLAWIGLVIALAGPRVAGAVAALPATGRDIMLALDLSGSMTKTDFELGGVAASRLAVLKHFGVELIRRRAGDRIGLVVFAETAFAAAPLSFDLRVVSATLEEMEIGLVGRSTAIGEGLGLALKRLSDSAAPSRLVILLSDGANNAGVSEPGAVAELARDMGVKIFTIGLGVSDTLANPDDTDAVDFVALQRIAEIGGGAAFRARTGAELDAATRAIEELIAGPTPAPPTIIFHELWIYPGALAFLAAAALALATRESR is encoded by the coding sequence ATGAACGGCCTCGAATTGGCGACGCCTCTCGCGCTCGCGCTCTTGCCGGCGCCTCTGCTGCTGCGTGCGCTGCGCGGGCGCGCAGCGGCCGGCGGATTGCCCTTACCGGAGACCATTCGTCATCGGCTCGGCGCCGACGCCGCAACCGGCGGCCTGCGTTTTTCCTGGCGCGTCATCGTCTCGACGCTCGCCTGGATCGGACTGGTGATCGCGCTCGCCGGGCCGCGCGTCGCCGGCGCCGTCGCGGCGCTGCCGGCGACCGGGCGCGACATCATGCTGGCGCTCGATCTCTCCGGCAGCATGACGAAGACGGATTTCGAGCTGGGCGGCGTCGCCGCCAGCCGACTCGCCGTGCTGAAACATTTCGGCGTGGAGCTGATCCGCCGTCGCGCCGGCGATCGCATCGGCCTCGTCGTCTTCGCCGAGACGGCTTTCGCCGCGGCTCCGCTGAGCTTCGATCTGCGCGTGGTGAGCGCGACGCTCGAGGAAATGGAGATCGGCCTCGTCGGCCGCTCCACTGCGATCGGCGAAGGGCTCGGCCTCGCGCTGAAGCGTCTGTCCGATTCCGCCGCGCCGTCGCGTCTCGTGATTCTGCTCTCCGACGGCGCCAATAACGCCGGCGTCAGCGAGCCCGGCGCTGTCGCCGAGCTGGCGCGCGACATGGGCGTGAAAATCTTCACCATCGGCCTCGGCGTGAGTGACACGCTCGCCAATCCCGACGATACCGATGCGGTGGATTTCGTCGCTCTGCAACGCATTGCGGAGATCGGCGGCGGCGCGGCGTTTCGCGCGCGCACCGGCGCCGAGCTCGACGCCGCGACGCGCGCCATAGAGGAGCTCATCGCCGGCCCGACGCCGGCGCCGCCGACGATCATCTTTCATGAGCTGTGGATTTATCCGGGCGCGCTCGCTTTCTTGGCGGCGGCGGCGCTCGCGCTCGCGACGAGAGAGAGTCGATGA
- a CDS encoding VWA domain-containing protein — MIEIGDFALLRPLWLLAPPALALLVAMTRRRDSLGDWRRIVDPALLAIMLRRSASAGASRSDAPLFFSVALIALALCGPAMKMRGAEQFRNLDATLILLDVSRAERLGQAVAAAQFLLERSGARQIGLALYAGDAYLASPLTDDAKSLESLLFAIDERTVPDGGTKPDRALAFARRLLREAEIAAADIAIISDGEGLDPRAERLAAALAREGRHVHSLFVSARGGVDALEPARRAAMASLAAAGSGRAGDAADPAEIARAIEARGVAHIAEGELRALEWRDYGRFILLLAAAPLLLALPGRGA, encoded by the coding sequence ATGATCGAGATCGGCGATTTCGCTCTGCTGCGTCCGCTGTGGCTGCTGGCTCCGCCGGCGCTGGCCTTGCTCGTCGCCATGACGCGGCGGCGCGATTCGCTCGGCGATTGGCGCCGCATCGTCGATCCGGCGCTGCTCGCCATCATGCTGCGCCGAAGCGCGAGCGCCGGCGCTTCTCGCAGCGACGCGCCGCTGTTTTTCAGCGTCGCGCTCATCGCGCTCGCGCTCTGCGGGCCGGCGATGAAAATGCGCGGCGCCGAGCAGTTCCGCAATCTCGACGCCACTTTGATCCTGCTCGACGTGTCGCGCGCCGAGCGTTTGGGGCAGGCGGTCGCGGCGGCGCAATTTCTGCTCGAGCGCTCGGGCGCGCGGCAGATCGGCCTCGCTCTCTACGCCGGCGACGCCTATCTCGCGAGCCCGCTGACCGATGACGCGAAATCGCTCGAATCTCTGCTCTTCGCCATAGACGAGCGAACCGTGCCCGATGGCGGAACCAAGCCGGATCGCGCGCTCGCATTCGCCCGGCGCCTGCTGCGCGAAGCGGAGATCGCAGCGGCGGATATCGCCATTATCTCGGATGGAGAGGGGCTCGATCCACGCGCGGAGCGTCTCGCCGCCGCGCTCGCGCGCGAAGGACGCCATGTGCATAGTCTCTTCGTCTCGGCGCGCGGCGGCGTCGATGCGCTCGAGCCCGCGCGTCGCGCCGCAATGGCGTCGCTCGCAGCCGCCGGAAGTGGGCGCGCAGGCGACGCGGCCGATCCCGCCGAGATCGCGCGCGCGATCGAAGCGCGCGGCGTCGCACATATCGCGGAAGGCGAGCTGCGCGCGCTGGAATGGCGCGACTATGGACGCTTTATCCTATTGCTCGCGGCGGCGCCGCTGCTGCTCGCGTTGCCGGGGAGGGGCGCATGA
- a CDS encoding tetratricopeptide repeat protein, producing the protein MISRHRMRGEPEGSRSIAGLGPRAFRLALILLILSLVSALWTLGPQLGGRALLALGFPSFAARVFADPVWKGAAFYAAGRWEEAAAAFARDSDSLYDLGNALALAGRYREAVASYDRTLRADPDDEDAAYNKTLLLGLLERESAGGDAKANSAATGQQRALGSLDDDKGGGGEGAAGERETSSRPGDRGGAKASKQGKGQEETKESGAGATGAVGASEGAGRTGGQRIDVAALLHERDRRVRRRLEARAIHASADWLQSLDDDPGRFLKLRIAAEKARRLRAGGGALEEDD; encoded by the coding sequence ATGATCTCGCGTCATCGCATGAGAGGCGAGCCTGAAGGCTCGCGCTCCATTGCGGGCCTCGGACCGCGAGCCTTCAGGCTCGCCCTTATTCTCCTCATCCTGTCGCTCGTGAGCGCATTATGGACTCTCGGACCGCAGCTCGGCGGACGCGCATTGCTGGCGCTCGGATTTCCATCCTTTGCCGCGCGAGTCTTCGCCGATCCCGTCTGGAAGGGCGCCGCCTTCTATGCGGCCGGCCGCTGGGAGGAGGCCGCCGCCGCTTTCGCGCGCGATAGCGACAGTCTCTATGATCTCGGCAATGCGCTGGCGCTCGCCGGTCGTTACCGGGAGGCGGTCGCCTCCTATGATCGCACGCTGCGCGCCGATCCGGACGATGAGGACGCGGCCTATAATAAAACTCTGCTGCTCGGTCTGCTCGAGCGTGAGAGCGCCGGCGGCGACGCCAAGGCCAATTCGGCCGCGACCGGCCAGCAGCGCGCGCTCGGCAGTCTCGACGACGACAAAGGCGGCGGCGGGGAGGGCGCGGCGGGCGAGCGCGAGACCAGCTCGCGGCCCGGCGATCGCGGCGGCGCCAAAGCCTCCAAGCAGGGCAAGGGCCAGGAGGAGACGAAGGAGAGCGGCGCCGGCGCGACCGGCGCGGTCGGAGCCTCGGAGGGCGCGGGCCGCACTGGCGGGCAGAGGATCGACGTCGCCGCTCTGCTGCATGAGCGCGACCGCCGCGTGCGCCGGCGGCTCGAGGCGCGCGCCATTCACGCCAGCGCCGATTGGCTGCAGAGCCTCGACGACGATCCCGGCCGTTTCCTGAAGCTGCGCATCGCCGCCGAGAAGGCGCGCCGCTTGCGCGCCGGCGGCGGCGCGCTGGAGGAGGATGATTGA
- a CDS encoding BatD family protein, whose amino-acid sequence MSRRLALLLLFLLQPLAQALAQEEPPFGRVELRVEAPSETPYVGEPLRLVIRSAIRGRVLLDHIIQPSLLDFDWQQFGVDSSSEEMIDGFWTPVVERVLMIYPLRAGRLTIPPFKRRIAYRIDESGRVEAEFVSAPLQIEARARDGLVPPGESFLPARSLRITDVWDIEPDKIPFGETARRTVTVEAEGVTADRLPPLPNFRAPGIITFAAPVERQTIVTDQGPVAHAVYRWNVRPVSAVSAYAPAIRIAWFDVATRRMREAVAPERRIAFGDAPREHAAARLRESPGLAAPQPIIAALASFVASAALVCLIAAMRGRIGARRPAAFAALKRAARAADAIAFRHAAGRLAEADRKAWARIAAREDIGAQLAALDASLYGREPQAAPALAPLARAIVAAWAPSGGE is encoded by the coding sequence ATGTCGCGCCGGCTCGCGCTTCTTCTGCTCTTCTTGCTGCAACCTCTCGCGCAGGCGCTGGCGCAGGAGGAGCCGCCCTTCGGCCGCGTCGAGCTCCGCGTCGAAGCGCCATCCGAGACGCCTTATGTCGGCGAGCCGCTGCGGCTGGTGATCCGTTCCGCCATACGCGGCCGCGTGCTGCTGGATCATATCATCCAGCCTTCGCTGCTCGATTTCGACTGGCAGCAGTTCGGCGTCGACTCCTCCAGCGAGGAGATGATCGACGGCTTTTGGACGCCGGTGGTCGAGCGCGTGCTGATGATCTATCCGCTGCGCGCCGGACGGCTCACCATTCCGCCCTTCAAGCGCCGCATCGCCTATCGCATCGACGAGAGCGGCAGGGTGGAGGCCGAATTCGTCTCCGCGCCTCTCCAGATAGAAGCGCGCGCCCGCGACGGGCTGGTTCCGCCGGGCGAGAGCTTTCTGCCGGCGCGGAGCCTGCGCATCACCGACGTCTGGGACATTGAGCCGGACAAGATTCCCTTCGGCGAGACGGCGCGGCGCACCGTCACTGTGGAGGCCGAGGGCGTCACCGCCGATCGCCTGCCGCCGCTGCCCAATTTCCGCGCGCCGGGAATCATCACTTTCGCCGCGCCGGTGGAGCGGCAAACGATCGTGACCGATCAGGGGCCGGTCGCTCATGCGGTCTATCGCTGGAACGTGCGGCCCGTGTCCGCGGTCTCGGCCTATGCGCCGGCGATCCGCATCGCCTGGTTCGATGTCGCGACGCGGCGGATGCGCGAGGCCGTCGCGCCCGAGCGGCGCATCGCTTTCGGCGACGCGCCGCGCGAGCATGCGGCCGCTAGGCTGCGCGAGAGTCCGGGCCTCGCGGCGCCGCAGCCGATCATCGCCGCGCTGGCGAGCTTCGTCGCTAGCGCGGCTCTCGTCTGTCTCATCGCCGCCATGCGGGGGCGGATCGGCGCGCGGCGGCCAGCGGCGTTCGCCGCTCTGAAGCGAGCCGCTCGCGCCGCTGACGCCATCGCCTTTCGCCATGCCGCGGGCCGATTGGCGGAGGCCGACCGCAAAGCCTGGGCGAGGATCGCCGCGCGCGAGGACATAGGCGCGCAGCTGGCCGCGCTGGACGCTTCGCTCTATGGGCGCGAGCCGCAGGCCGCTCCGGCGCTCGCGCCGCTGGCGCGCGCCATCGTCGCCGCCTGGGCGCCGAGCGGCGGCGAATAG
- a CDS encoding plastocyanin/azurin family copper-binding protein, which produces MRQRAFAASLLAMSLSLGPGLAAEVRIENFAFAPVHLTVRTGETVVFVNHDQAPHSIIGAMGKDEIFHSPEHVDEDESFDVTLTRPGEVAFRCGLHSHMSGTITVVP; this is translated from the coding sequence ATGAGACAACGCGCTTTCGCGGCCTCGCTTCTCGCAATGTCGCTCTCGCTCGGTCCCGGCCTCGCGGCCGAGGTGCGCATAGAGAATTTCGCCTTCGCGCCGGTCCATCTCACCGTGCGCACAGGCGAGACCGTCGTTTTCGTCAATCACGATCAGGCGCCGCATTCCATCATCGGCGCGATGGGCAAGGACGAAATCTTCCATTCGCCCGAGCATGTCGACGAGGACGAGAGCTTCGACGTCACGCTGACCCGTCCGGGCGAGGTGGCCTTTCGCTGCGGGCTGCATTCTCACATGAGCGGGACGATCACCGTCGTTCCGTGA
- a CDS encoding DUF1345 domain-containing protein has protein sequence MSHPAETHARHRRPLLWRIARARARLLFCLLAGVAAGVLLPASWREVTRALVGWDVFVTLYLALSAEMMARSTPSSMRRRAQLQDEGRLVILVMTIATACASIGAIVAELGPVKNLEGFSKHAHISLAVLTVVLSWLFVHLTFALHYAHEYYLERGAAPDRPAEQRGGLIFPGAQQPGYMDFLYFAYVIGVASQTADVSTASTTMRAVALAQGVLAFFFNTAILALTVNIAAGFV, from the coding sequence ATGAGCCACCCCGCAGAGACTCATGCGCGCCATCGACGCCCACTGCTGTGGCGCATCGCCAGGGCGCGCGCGCGGCTGCTCTTCTGCCTGCTCGCAGGCGTGGCCGCGGGCGTGCTGCTGCCCGCGAGCTGGCGCGAGGTCACGCGCGCGCTCGTCGGCTGGGACGTCTTCGTGACGCTCTATCTCGCGCTCTCGGCGGAGATGATGGCGCGCTCGACGCCGAGCTCCATGCGCCGCCGCGCGCAATTGCAGGACGAAGGCCGGCTCGTCATTCTGGTGATGACCATCGCCACCGCCTGCGCCTCCATCGGCGCGATCGTCGCCGAACTCGGGCCGGTCAAAAATCTCGAGGGATTTTCCAAGCACGCGCATATTTCCCTCGCCGTGCTGACCGTCGTGCTCTCCTGGCTGTTCGTGCATCTCACCTTCGCGCTGCATTACGCGCATGAATATTATCTCGAGCGCGGCGCCGCGCCGGATCGTCCCGCCGAGCAGCGCGGCGGGCTGATCTTTCCGGGCGCGCAACAGCCCGGCTATATGGATTTTCTCTATTTTGCCTATGTGATCGGCGTCGCCTCGCAGACGGCGGACGTCTCCACCGCCTCCACGACGATGCGCGCGGTCGCGCTCGCGCAAGGCGTGCTGGCCTTCTTCTTCAACACCGCGATACTGGCCCTCACCGTCAATATCGCCGCGGGCTTCGTATGA
- a CDS encoding polyprenyl synthetase family protein yields the protein MTGDAAKTTDDVFRRRLDEAASATEATLGALLGAEPLSGEIARPARLLEAMRYVALGGGKRLRPFLALESARLFGVEGESARRAAAAIEMIHCYSLAHDDLPAMDDDDLRRGRPTAHKAFDEATAILAGDGLLTYAFDVVADPATHADAQIRARLVLALARASGLGGMVGGQALDLEAEKATSPLSQEETLRLQAMKTGALLRVSVDFGAILGGASAPVAAALGRYGDALGAAFQIADDILDAEGDEAALGKRAGKDAERNKATLIGLLGMNKARQRRDALVEAAIAALAETGLGAATDVLAQAARFVALRSN from the coding sequence ATGACCGGCGACGCAGCCAAGACCACCGACGACGTTTTCCGCCGCCGCCTCGACGAGGCCGCCAGCGCGACCGAGGCGACGCTGGGCGCCCTGCTCGGCGCGGAGCCGCTTTCGGGCGAGATCGCCCGGCCGGCGCGGCTGCTGGAGGCGATGCGCTATGTGGCGCTGGGCGGCGGCAAGCGGCTGCGGCCGTTTCTGGCGCTCGAATCCGCCCGCCTCTTCGGCGTCGAGGGCGAGAGTGCGCGGCGCGCCGCCGCGGCGATCGAGATGATCCATTGCTACTCGCTGGCCCATGACGATCTCCCGGCCATGGACGACGACGATCTGCGCCGCGGGCGCCCCACCGCCCATAAGGCCTTCGACGAGGCCACCGCCATTCTCGCCGGCGACGGGCTGCTGACCTATGCGTTCGACGTTGTGGCCGATCCGGCGACCCATGCCGACGCGCAAATCCGCGCCCGTCTCGTGCTGGCGCTGGCCCGCGCCTCCGGGCTCGGCGGCATGGTCGGCGGGCAGGCGCTGGACCTCGAGGCCGAAAAGGCGACCAGCCCGCTCTCGCAGGAGGAGACGCTCCGCCTCCAGGCCATGAAGACCGGCGCGCTCTTGCGCGTCTCGGTCGACTTCGGCGCCATTCTCGGCGGCGCCTCGGCTCCCGTGGCGGCGGCGCTCGGCCGCTATGGCGATGCGCTCGGCGCCGCATTCCAGATCGCCGACGATATTTTGGACGCAGAGGGCGACGAGGCGGCGCTCGGCAAGCGCGCCGGCAAGGACGCCGAGCGCAACAAGGCCACTTTGATCGGCCTGCTCGGCATGAACAAGGCGCGCCAGCGGCGCGACGCGCTGGTCGAGGCGGCCATAGCGGCGCTCGCCGAGACGGGCCTCGGCGCGGCGACGGACGTGCTCGCGCAGGCGGCGCGCTTCGTCGCATTGCGCAGCAATTGA
- a CDS encoding alkene reductase — protein sequence MTVSLFEPFRLGDLTLANRIVMAPLTRRRATHETNAANALMAEHYRQRASAGLIIAEASQISQQGQGYAYTPGIYSPEQVAGWRQVTEAVHAAGGRIVLQLWHVGRVSHVSLQPGGGAPVAPSAIATTKQVAIETGAADCSAPRALELAEIPGLIADYRKAARNAKEAGFDGVEVHCANGYLIDEFLRDGSNKREDAYGGAPQNRARFGLEVVDAVLAEWDASRVGVRISPVSPVYDMSDSDPQSVFGYFVERLAERKLGFLHVIEGATQGPRDVAPFDYLALRKSFPGAYIANNAYTLELAQETLASGRADLIAFGRPFISNPDLVERLRRRAPLTDVDFETVYGAGAKGYTDYPTLTA from the coding sequence ATGACCGTTTCTTTGTTCGAACCCTTTCGGCTGGGCGATCTCACGCTCGCCAATCGCATCGTCATGGCGCCGCTGACGCGCCGTCGCGCCACCCATGAGACCAACGCCGCCAATGCGCTGATGGCCGAGCATTATCGCCAGCGCGCCTCGGCCGGGCTCATCATCGCCGAGGCCTCGCAGATTTCCCAGCAGGGGCAGGGCTACGCCTATACGCCGGGGATTTATTCGCCCGAGCAGGTCGCCGGCTGGCGCCAGGTGACGGAGGCCGTGCATGCGGCGGGCGGGCGTATCGTCCTGCAGCTCTGGCATGTCGGGCGCGTCTCGCATGTCTCTCTGCAGCCCGGTGGCGGGGCGCCGGTCGCGCCTTCCGCCATCGCCACGACGAAGCAGGTGGCGATCGAGACCGGCGCCGCCGATTGCTCCGCGCCGCGCGCGCTGGAGCTCGCCGAGATTCCGGGGCTGATCGCCGATTATCGCAAGGCCGCGCGCAATGCGAAGGAGGCCGGCTTCGACGGCGTCGAGGTGCATTGCGCCAATGGCTATCTCATCGACGAGTTCTTGCGCGACGGCTCCAACAAGCGCGAGGACGCCTATGGCGGCGCGCCGCAAAATCGCGCGCGCTTCGGCCTCGAGGTCGTGGACGCCGTGCTGGCGGAATGGGACGCGTCCCGCGTCGGCGTGCGCATATCGCCGGTGAGCCCGGTGTACGACATGTCGGACAGCGATCCGCAGAGCGTCTTCGGCTATTTCGTGGAGCGGCTGGCGGAGAGGAAGCTCGGCTTTCTCCATGTCATAGAAGGTGCGACGCAAGGCCCGCGCGATGTCGCGCCTTTCGATTATCTCGCTCTGCGCAAGAGCTTCCCCGGCGCCTATATCGCCAATAACGCCTATACGCTGGAGCTCGCGCAGGAAACGCTCGCGAGCGGACGCGCCGATCTCATCGCCTTCGGCCGGCCCTTCATCTCCAATCCCGATCTCGTCGAGCGCCTGCGTCGCCGCGCGCCGCTCACCGATGTCGATTTCGAGACAGTCTATGGGGCGGGCGCGAAGGGATATACAGATTATCCGACACTGACGGCGTGA